The genomic region CTGATTGAAGTCAGAactaatgatttttaattgaaataataaatgtgtcctTTAAACGTTGTtctcgtcaaagaatcctccatttgcagaaattacagccttgcagatctttcacattctagttgtcaatttgttgagataatctgaagagatttaactccatgcttcctgaaacacctcctacaagttggattggctggTTGGGCACTtctcacattgcctccaccatgcttgaaagATGGCACCAAGCACTCCTCCAACATCTTTTCATTTAGTTTGCgtttcacaaatgttctttgtgatccaaaacCCTCAAATGTAGatttgtccataacactttttcccaatcttcctcttttcagtgtctgtgttcttttccacgtctttatctttcctttttattggccagtctcagatatgacattttctttgcaacccagcctagaaggccagcatcccagttacctcttcactgttgacattgaaacaagtgttttgcaggtactatttaatgacactgccagttgaggacctgtgaggcgtctgtttctcaaactagacacactaatgtatttgtcctcttgctcagttgtgcaccggggcctcccactcctctttctattctggttagaactcatttgagctgttctgtaaagggagtagtacacagtgttgtacaagatcttcagtttctcgAAAATGTCTTGCATGGTATtcttcatttttcagaacaagaatagactgagaagttccagaagaaagttctttgtttctggctattttgagcctgtaatcaaacccacatttGATGATGCTCCAGATTGTAGTCTAACTAGTCATAATTGCTAAAGGACTTTCCAATGATCAAttaccattttaaaatgataaacttggattagcaaacacaacatgacattgggacacaggagtgatggttgctgataatgggcctctatacgcctctgtagatattccataaagaaTCAGCCGCTTCCAACTACaatggtcatttacaacattaacaatgtctacagcGTATGACATCAATaactgatcaatttgatgttattttaatggacaaaaacaagGAAAGTGATCCCAAacgttttctttcaaaaacaaggaaagtgaccccaaacttctgaaAAGTAGCGTATAGTTAATGTACCGTGCAGTAGCCACAGGACAAAGTTGTGTTGCACTAACGTTGAGGAAATTGACCCACTGGGGTATACTCCCTACACCTACGTCCTTTCGCCGAATCTACCTTTAAACCTCAACTTTTATAAGGTGCTTGACACTCCTAAAcgcagttgttgtttttcttttctctacTGTTTCAGATTTAACTCAATACAGCGCACCCCAGCGCTGTTCCTAATCACCAACAAAGTAGGGACTCTCTTCCCGATCCAGCATTGGCACTATTTAAAACAGACTACAGCCATTATGCTTTGATTACAGCATTATGCAATTGAAAAGTAGTGTTTACTTCTCTCCATTTAAAGATTAAATTCACCTAGTTATCAACTGAATAGTGATTCAATTTTACTTTCTGGAAGGTAACAGCCACTGATTTCTTATTTCCCCAAAAACCTCATGTTGTCTTCTGGTTTGATTCAGAGTCTGGATAAATAGaattaacattaaatgaaatataataatttttatttttctcccttccCCAATTATCATATCCGATTGCATCCATGGCCCTGTCTTTTCAACTCCAAACGGATTTGTGAGAGATGAAGATGACGGCGAGCCTTCTATATTATGTGCATCTGcaccattatatatttttcccgCACTGCTTTTCCAAATGGGAAGTCACAAGGATCAGTGTCTGCAAGGGCATATTTACACTACAACCTCAATTACAGTTGCTTTGCAAGCACCCAAATAGCCTCAACAATGCTTTCTAGCCACTAACCAACTAGATTGGACAGTCAAGGCTTAAAGCTAGACTTCGGTGGTTGacttgggtaaaaaaaaacgCCTTAGAATCCTGCATTACCCAGGAGGCCTGAATAAGTGAATGTTTGTTGAAATGTATGTCTTACTAAGGTAAGTCCATGTAAAGTCTACCCATCCGAACTCTGAATCCGGCCCTTTCAGAATATCCCTTCCTACATACTCCTTTATTACATCATTTTCCTTTTACTCTTTCCCAAAACTTACTACAAGCGTTTTTCAAGAATGCTCAGAGAAAAGAGTGACAAAATGGAGGCCAACTGAGTGCTGGTTGGTGTGACTGacatacaattacagtacatggTGCATTAGTATCAGCAGGGAGTATTTGCTGGGAGTGAAACTGAGGGATACCAAAGTTGGGGAGACAAAGTGGAGGAATAGTGTAGTAGCACACAGTATTACAGTATCATAGGAGTCCTGGAAGTGCCGAAGGATTCAGCCACGACGGGGGACACTCGTATCGCCGTTAGTCGTTTATGCGCACAACGCGTGCAacgtcctccctctcctcctctctcacctcttCAATACTTTCTCCCTGCTTTTGCCCGTAAGCCGACCCACCCCCCTCCATCTAAGGGACAAAGGGTCAAAAGTGTGCCCTCTTAGACAAGCCCTCGGTCACTATGGAGACATAGCTAGTTGGGGGGGAATAGGTAAACTGAGGCTCCACTCTGCTAACTGTGGGACTGGGGCTGGATGCTGGAGCAATCGGACACCAGCAGATCCACCACCGAGTTGCCGCTGACGTAGACGCTCGGGGCGGACACCATGTTGCTGAGGGACATGGAGGAGCTGGACGCCCCACTGGAGGAGACTGGGCCAGGGGAGCCCCCTGTGCTATGGGTGCCCATGTGGCCTTGTAGTTGGGTGGGAGTCTTACAGTGCACCCCACAAAGCTGGCACACCAAGACCCCGCCAGAGCCTGTGCCGCCGAAGCCGCCGGCACTCTCCTTCCACTCTTGGCCGTGGTGCTTTTGGGCATGGACACGCAGGTATGTCAGGGTGGTGAAGCCTGGATGAGATGGAAAGAGTTGAAATCCAATTtgcaaccaaaacaaataaGCATCTTGCTTGCTTTAGCTGCAGGCGTAATATCAAGCctttacaagtattaaataaatgtacaatttaGCTGCACATCAAATTTAATACAGTGCGTAGTTGTTGGAACGTACAAGAAACCATACAcctttttgtattttctaaTTAGCCTTGTGTATCCTATAGGTGTGACCATTAAAACGTGAAATGTTATCCCTTTTAGGCAGATGGACAGTAAAGAGACTACATATGTAGGTTTATAATGTCTACAGTTTGGATTTCTACAAACTGGTTTTAGCCAATTAATTGTCGATTGAATAATAAAACCTTTCTTTCCCCACAAGAGAAGATATTGAGAAACGTGTTGGCAGGATTGAATAGGCTAAGgcatattttgtcatttttgtcatttagcagacgcacTGGCGTTGCAATCTGCTATGCTCTACCAAATTAGCTACCCTTATGCTTGACACCACTGCTTTAAATGTTTactaatttcttaccaaatgtgtgtatatgtatgccATAAGTTTATAAACTTCTAATAAACAATGTATCAATGCTCAATATTTGTTAATACCATATGAACTACCTAAAACTATTAGTTACACATCAAGCCAATGTGTGGTGCTCACAGAAACTTACTGCGGTTACAGAGATGACAGGCATGgtgttgtgattggttgtgCACCCTCATGTGATCGGTGATGTAGGCAGCCGATAGAAGCTTGCCACAAATGTGGCATGGGACCTTCTCTTCGTGGCGGATCATATGGGCACGTAGCCGGTCCCTCGTAGCGAAGCTTGACTCACAAGTCTAGAATCATAAGAGAGTGATGAGGAACTACTGGTTATcagaatatatacagtgtaaTAGCTGAATAACCTCATTGTATTTAATTCAGTAAACTCCATTTCAACTGTCAATTGAAGAAGTAGGCAAGTGGACAGGGGTGCCGGTGCTGGAACTGATAGGTTGCTAGATTGAACAACCTAACTAACAAGGTTAGGTCAAACGAATCTGCTGTTCTACCCTTGAGACAGCATGTTAACCCTAATTGCCCCCCTCCAATATTGTGTGCGATtgataaatacaataatttcatCCATAATCTCAAATAATTTTGAGTTAACATCCTGATTTGACTGAAATGAAATGGATACCAAGCCTGGATTTCACATAGGATAGTTGAGGTATGAAGGACTTAAGGTCTACAGAAGCAAATGGATGAAAAAGAATGACTATATGGAGATTTTAGAGGTGTAAAAGGATATAAAGAAGCACAAACATCAAGTACCGGACACTTGAAGGGCCGCTCCGAGGAGTGGACTTGTCTGACGTGACTGTTGAGATGGTCAGGCCTGACAGAACAGAGACAGGTGGGAGAGTGAGACAATAATGCACATTATATTCCAAGTTTTCAGTAGTAAATGGTACCAGTATTGCAATATGTTTTCCCTggaagaaattaaaacaaaaaatacaactgtTTTGTTCTTTTACAGACCTGCTGTATCTAACTAAATAAATAGGACTCTGGGTGATCACATAATGTGTGCTTCCAACTTTAGGTCTGTTTTGGAGGTCCCAGGCCCAGGCCATGTGTTGTGTGGATACAGCCACAAACacatatgaaaagaaaaatgaagtCAATGTCACTTCTCCTATTTGTGACCCTTAAATTTATTTGCACAGACTATCCATTTCACtattatggaggtggaaaaacaTCAAACTCTGATTTTGGAGTTACAGCACAAAGCAGAAGAAGCAAACCTGAGATGCAGTGAAAGAAAAAATCTTGATACTGTTTTTTGTTACCTGCCTTAATGAACATGGCCCTGCTGTCTGACCTATAGCATCCCACTCTCACCTGGAGAAAGCCTTGGCACAGTGGGGACACACGTATGGTTTCTCCACGCCGCCTTGGTGAGAGCGCACGTGGTGACTCATGCGGTCCTTCCTCTTAAACCGCTGCTGGCAGATGGGGCAGGAGAATGGCTTCTCATCCGAGTGGGAAAGACGATGTCTGTTCAAGTGGTACACATCCCGGAAGGCCTTCCCACACGTTTCGCAGGCGTGATTTTTCCTCActgggttggggttagggttggatGGCCGCTGAGGGGGGGGCAAAGGGCATGATGAAGAACAGACACGCTAACGGTACATTGTTAAGCGTTGTATTACCTGATAATTACACATGCAACTGTGCTGCACCTAGATCATTTCTCTGGGCCATTTGTAAAACATGCTGAATTCCCTCCACAGAAAAACAAGCCTTTTCCACAATCTCCACAAAGACCATGCAAGAGGAACCTTTGTTGTActgctatttatttattttttcacggACGACAACAACAGCCAACGGAAGcgccctgacccacctgtactGTCGCCCCCGCCGCCGCGACGACAGCAGCAGGAGGAGCATGGGGGTTAACGCTAGCCACTACGCTCGCCATGGCCAACCCTTCGCCATCCTGACTACCCAGAGCTGGCGCGCTGGGAGGGGGCAGAGGCtgagggatggagaggtggagcagggagagggggacCGTGTGcctctccaccctccctcccgCCACCGCCGGGCCGCCTTCCTTCGCCCcctcctcctgctgctgctCCCCCGCTCCTGCCCGCTTCATGCGTACCCCGGTGTGGACCGACTGGTGCCGCCGCAGGTTGTAGTTGTTCTTGAACTGCTTGCTGCATATGGCACAGATGTGTGGCACACGGGCCGGCCTGGACGTCGTCTTCACTGCGGGTTGGTCGACGGGAAACCGAGGGGATGGGGAGGAAAACAGGGTCAAACAGAGTCAAAGTTCATAAATCACACGAAATGCCCTGGACACATAAACTGGTATGAAGACTGTCGGTGTGTAGAACACTGTGCTTATGAGAGGTTTACAGGTAGCTCGAGTAGATTTGAAACCCTGATTGTCATTAACTCatcaaaaaaaaagttttgggaTTTTCTGTTTCAAGAGGTAATTCCCTTACCAGGTAAGGGTTCTTCATTGAGGGCAGCAGTGTCCACTGTGGATGGAGGCTGTGCTATGTGGTCTGTGGGTGGGGTCTGAGGAGAGGCCGTATGAACTGGTAAGAGTTCTGATTGGAGGGTCCCCTCCATTTGGTTTTGGGTGGGAGTAGTCTGAAGAAATAAACACAAGGCCATCAGCAGGAGAAAGTCTTGCATTGTCTAGACAACATGATACTTTATTGTATTGAAATGTGCAGGACTACAGGCAGCGGGGAACAAATTATTCAAAAGCCCTTCGTCAGAAAAgcggacacacaaacacgaatAGAATGGTCAATTAAGACTTACCTGGAAGAGAAAATTGCTCCAAGCAGCATCCATTTTGCACCAAAGCGATGAAGAGTGTGTCAGCTAAGTAATCCTGATTGCGATTCGACAATGAACCGTTGGCATATTCTTTAACCGCACTATATGCGATTGAGATGCGAAGATCTGATATTATTCAAATGTAGCAAGATGAGTAGGCCTAGGTTATTGATCATACGAACGAGACGTGCAACtactaaaaataatttctaaaaatatttatcCAAGAGAAGTATTCAATCTATTCAAATTCACCCAGGCGTTTCGACTAAACAGACTGCCTGAGTGGAATTGCCAGTTCCAATGTCCTATTTCTTTTAGACTTTGGTTTCTAACTTTAATGTATCAAACCATAGGGATAAAAACGCTTATCTCATGGCATTGATGACTTTGAAACCAAATATCTGTGCACACAAAATCAATGTTATTTCTATAGCCGTAGTCATACATAGGCTAATAGCTAgatattaaaattaaattaatgcATTTTACGCAGATAGCTATCATCAGTGTTATAATAAACGCATTTGAAAGAGTAGCAGTTCATGCTTTTAATTTATGAGTCTATTTTTTCGATTTCCCCCAATAGGCCAATCGGGTGTTTGTCGAAGCCTCGTTGTTGGATTCAAGCCCTGACCCTGGCAAAGAACGCTCGCGCCGGGCCGCAGCCTATCGCTCCACCTCGGCGGTTCAATTGCGAGGATgtcatctttctttttttatcgctcgctcgctctccctcctccctccctgtctctttcttccttttcttttttaattcctctttcttctccccctcctctccttttctcgcACCGCTATGTCCCAGTTGCTCTTAAAGGGATATAGAATTTCTCTTCGGACACCCCCTTTCATTTCCGTCTTCCTTTGCCCCCTCCCATTCTGGTTTTTGGCCGACGTTTAATTGAACGACTGTATTTTTCAAACCATCATAAATAGATCTCTGTTCCACCGCAGAGCGCGCGCGCGCGTAGACTGCTAGGAAAACTGAGGAAAAACATTCCATAGGCTACAAGCGCATCTTAAAGGGCGGGACGCACGGACGCAATTCTGTATTCTCTCGAGGTACTGTATACGGTGATGTCAGTGTCAGATATAGAACAcgcacagacactggacaatACCAGCCGGCTAGGTACGAACATTCCCAGATATTGTCTTTTGATAGCTTATGTCTGGGTCTTGGTTTGTGTAGGTTGCATGAATAGACATTAAGGATTGTATTAATTCAATATCATGAATAAAAACCCAATTTATGATTATACAGGAAGTTAAAGCAAGTGACTGcacaatgtaatgtaaaacgGTATTAATAAAAACAGGAACACTAATGTTGATatcaatttattattattttttaaattacattgtttttaccctcttttttcaacatattttaaaGATCCCTCTAAGATCTTCCAATCAAACTTGGAATTGCTTGATTGGAATAttcaacaatgttttacatatttacTGGAAATGTCCCCTTTACCACTCATACAGTACAAGTTCACACAGAGCAGTCTATATCATCGTCTAACGAGCTATTTTTGGGACAAAGGATTTCGGGAATCTTCTTGATTTCCCTCATTTCCAAGGCCTCCAGAAATGAAGAGCATAGCATCCCCCCAATTTAAATGAATTAGCATGTCACCATTGTAAACCCTACCATCCATTCACATAACAAAACCCACCAGTCTTTGTATATAAGGAACTGTATGCATGCACTGAGATTTCAACCAAGCATaaagtagtattagtagtaggcTACAGGGACATGTCAGAGCTGGTGTTTTTGAGGTTTCATAAACAGTAGGGTTATTTTTAAGTTCAAAGGTACAGCATTTCAGAATTCCTTGATGTAAACAAATTGTTACtttaaaatactgaaatatttttACAAGCAAATTTTTGATGACTCCTCACCCTGAGTGGTATATGGGCCAGTGCaaactgtaatccatggttCAGTTTTcttagcatttttttaaaatacagaACATCCCtcgcaatattttttttttctccaaaatgctGTTTGATGGTTCCTCACCCTGAAAGTAGTCTACGGCTCATGACAAACTGTCCATGCTtgagttttgtttaaaaaacattaaatacttCAGCTAACTTTAGCCTAAGCTTGCTACCAATCAATGGAAGTGATTGGGGCTTgtgagcattttattttttaatggccAAATCATCTTTAAGATACTTACAGAATTATAACAAACCATATGAAATAGATTTCTGGTGAcatggatatttttttcaacaTACTCACACCCCTTGATTACTTTCTCTAATATTGGCAAGTTAGCTGAAGTTTGTAACGCCTCTTGTATTTACATATGTATGCTGTTATTTCACCAGGTTAGTATGTGAAGAACACGTTCTTGTTtgcagcaatgacctgggagcaatttgGGTTAACTGTTTTGCTTAGGGACAGTATGACAGGATGACAGTATGACAACACTCATACCCACTAGGCTGCttaaagaaaattatattatagGTTACAGCCATTAGCCCATAGACGTCTTTCATGGTGAGAAACCATTTACCATTATGTTGAAAAAAGGGATAAAAGGGATTTTTCTTTAAGCCTCATATGTGAATAtacatgaaatatttattttgtctcGTTAAAGAAATGTACTGGCTGGTGTCTGTTCATTGGCCTTTTGAGGGTCATATTCACCAGGCGCCAAACGGAAGAAAATTGACTGAAACCGGGAGGGAACGTCTTAAACTTGTCCAACAATTTGtccattgcaaaatgttttgatacTGTGTGCACTAATAAATACAGCCATGGTGAGTGTTGGCCACCTTGGCCTTAGAACTTGGGAACAAGTGCACTCACAAGTGGCTCACACCTTGCAATGATGGTGTGCAATGTGAGGTCATCATCAAAGATTGTGCACTATTCTTTTGCTTTGAACTGTTTTGTTCGTCATGCTAGAATATGTGTGGGCTCAGTAGCAGAAATAATCATAATCATGTAATTCCTCAAAAATTCCcccaatgttttcatttaaatccAACTAATGAAGTTAAACAATATTGCAAGATGCATTTTTCTTGTGAACCAATGTTGAATAAGTCACATTCCTTTTCAGTGGGGTCTGACCTTTTATATGGGTCACAAGTGTCTTTAAAATTCAATGTTTGTCTACAAAAGTGGCAATACAACTTCACTGTATACTGCTCAACCaaaacacgtacacacatgaATGATCAacaattattaataaaacattattaataatcaTTAATACACACACCATACCTGACAATTCAAAAAAGAAATTATGGTCATCTATTCTCTTTTTTTACACCTTTCCCATAGTCAACAGTGGCCTTTTTCTTGCAAGATTTGAAAAAAATGTGTACATGATTACAACATCAACTATATATAGATTAGTAATGGTAATATTGACAGCTATAGAAAATGCTTTCTTTCTCTAAATCCTGGGTTCAATACTCATTTTAATATATCAAAATTACATTATTACTCTATAAAACtgatgacatttttgtttttatacccccataaatatttacaattaAGGTCAAAAGATGTGGGACAGCAAGTGATCATAAATGCCAGTGAAACTTGGACAGGGAATATTGTTTATACTGTATCTCAAATGTGGTTTTGGTCATGTATGttcacaaatatttttgtacatttacctCATGCATTGGAGTGGATCACCTATGTCATTTCAAAATACTAAGTATGTCATGGATGACAGCAAAGCCTATTTTTgtaatttcctttttctttttttcttttctttttacgtccacacaaatgtacagtatcCCTCCATTCCAGGAgattttgctatttaaaatgaGTCTGTTTGTTGCTTTTATAAACATTCAGTGAATTCAGATTAATTTACATCAGCCACATTTTCTCATGGTTATCGTAGCATCCCTTTAAGACTTCTTAAAGGCATTGATGATGTCCCGAGCCACTTGTTTTTTCAacactacaaaataaaaacaaaaacaatgtcaacagttatataaaccATTTCAATGTGTTCTGGACAACAGCAACCTTTCTGGAAGCAAACTGAAACCAGCCTTTTTATGTCTTTCCTCTCTGAAGTCTCACAACACAACTGCTTGCTAGAATATCAGGACCCCACGcaccacatacaaacatacacgtgtgtgtcatttttctttgtcactattttttgttttaccctcccctcccacattctctctctttctccattctGGCATAGAATATCATAGAAGAGGAAGAACACAAGAACGTTCTCGGCTTTAAGAGCAACCCCTGAAACGGCCCCCCCTCTTACCTCAGAAAAACATCGAAGGGCCACCACCCCTCTGCGACCCCTTTCCCTTGCTCACTTCAATGGTAGGACAAGTAGCTACATTCCTTCGTCCCTGTTTTCAATTCCCTCTCAAGTCAAAGTGAAAACCAGccctctactccctccctccctccctcactctcggGTATCCACCCTCCACCGCCTCCCCCCTCAACACTCACTAGGAGTAGGAGAGGTGAGAGCCGTTGGAGATGTGGGAGGTGACTGAGGTGCTGCGGCTAAGCACCCCGTCGCCTCCACCCGCCCCACCGGGTCCCCCTCCGGAGGCTGTCCTCCTCAGGGGCTGGGGGCTGTTCCTCAGGGCCATGAGGCTAGGGCCTCCCCTGACGGCCAGCCCCCCGCCCCCACCATAAACGCCTCCCTgcgtggaggaggagggtgccGCGACAGTTGGAGGTGCAGGGGGTGGCGGCGGCAGCAGGGCCAGGGACTGAGAGGAGGACCGTGAGGGCAGGTGGTGggagaaggggtgggggtgCTGTGGATGGGCGAGGTCGCCACTGCCCCTGACCCCTGCCcactccctgtccctctccttttcccgCTCCCGGTAGAGCTGGGGAGTGCTCTGGTGGTGGTAATGCTGTGGCAGGTGATGGCGGTGATGGTGTTGTGGTTGCTGTTGATGCTGGGAGGAGGACGATGAGGAGGACGAAGAAGAGGAGGCAGACGAACGAGACGAGTGATGCACCTCTCTGCCGTCCCGCCCCAGACCTGACCCCAACGCCATGCCGTGAGAAGAGGAGGAGTCCCCTCTGaccccacctccaccactaCTACTGCTGTTGTTGTGGCTGCGGCGCGAGTGTGGCTGGGGCTGGGCATTCTGGGGATGCATGCCGTGGCTCCAGTGACCCCCTCCAGAGCGTGACCCTAGTGGGGCGTTGGGGTAGCCCTGCTTGGGGTAGGCCTCGCTGGGGATGCCTGTCACGGCCATGTTGCTGAAGCCCAGACGAAGGCTCTCCGAGTCGAAGGCCTCAATCTCACAGGCCTGTCGCTCCAGGAGGGTGCGGATGCGCTCCGAACGTTCATTTTGCAGTGACAGCATCTCCTCCTCAATCTGTGGGGATCAGGGACAAGGAATTAACATGAGGAAATATCCATAACTCCCCACAAACACAGAGCCTACACTTGGCCTATGCCCTCCAGCAGGTTCGACAACACTGATTACAGGAGCATTTCGTTAATTCATAAAGAACATATAAAATCCTCTTTTCATTTGAAGTGTTGTTTTGATCTACAAAGTGgctaaaatgtgatttaattaAATTTTCTCTTAATTTTGCATTGTCTAATTTAATGGCCCTGTCTTGTTGGAACAACTCCGCAGCAGGTGTGGGAGAGtcaaatatttaaacatgtttcCTCTTCCGAAAGACGTCTCAACTAAAGGTTTCTCTTCCTATCTTACCTATATCACAGTCACTCACTGTGTCCAAGACTGTGTCATGGCAGCCCTGTCTAACATCCATCGGTACCCCCTGGGCAGCTCTAATCCAATTTCCACCCACCCTCTGTTCCAGCAGGGCCCGGCGGATGGACACTCTCTGCTCCAGGTCCTTGGCCTCCCTCTCGTGCTGTGAGTCTGTATGGATCTTGATCTTGCTCTGGTAGGCGTTGAGCAGCTCCAACTCCTGCTGCAGCTGCATGCGCAGCACCTGGTACTCCGCCTCTTGCGTTTCATCCAGTCGAAGCTGTTAGAGAGAAACAAGGTGAGGGGGTCAGTTTAATATGGGAAGGGGAGTTAGGGGGAGAGGTCATCCACAAGTAGGTAGAGAACATAGGCTGAGAGTGAAGGGATGTGGGATGTGTGAAGGAGGTTTTGGGTAGTTAATGACTTGTTCCAAGCACATATGGTGTTTGTGTTGGTTGTAAGCCTTAAAAAAATCCTGGGGCAATAGGCACTGGCTTAATAAGAAAGGCTGGAAACTGACACATGTTATTCATTGTATTATCAAACGTCCAAAATGCTGGTTCATTTGGAAGCACACCTCATATTTGAAACAGCAAGTCAAAAGCTGACAAATATTTTACTCAGGACAGTAATTCCTAATATGGCCAACTtggaattgttgttttgcaaGGCTTATATGTCCACAGTTGCATGGACAAGCTTACTACAGATGGCTTTCCAGTCGACCACATGCTGCGCTCCAGAAAGTGCTGGCTTTTGGAAGCAAAATAAATCAGAAATGCATCCGGAACAGTTAAAAATGACCAGAAAACAAAGATATTTTCAATATTATAAGGAATAAAGAGTGGGGTCAATTTTGGTAGCTATTATAAAGGGGATATCTCAGATCTGTGCCCACCTTGAAGAAGTTTGCAGAATTACGCATTCAAACCATCTCCTCCATAAGTTTGACTGACCTGCTTACAAAAGCCAGGCGTGTtatcacaaaaaaaatgcaCCAAAACTAATTCTGGCAAGTAAATACCAGTACCCTAATACTGCAGATatatctcttaattttaagtcttctgttcctcactcaaaaccttccttttcgacttttttggaaaggaaagaaaaaggtggtggtctcttcattttttctggagcggTATTATAGATATTTTCtaatactaaaataaaaaaatttgctatttaaaaatgattcAAGAAGATAAGCTGATGACGCAGGCAGATATATAGTTCCTTTCTATGCCAACATAAATCTGTAATTAAAACCAGACCCTAGTCACTGATGCCTAGGTTCAGGTTATGAGCACTCTCCTGTAGCTGTCCCATTAGCTCACTCAGTAAGTCCATGGTGTCTGTAAGGCCAGGGTTATGGGTATGGTTTCTATAGGTTTACTAGTAGAAAAAATATGACAATGTAAGCACTCACTACTGCAATTCACGCTCAATGAGAGCTATATAACTTAAATGTACAAATTAGTTGAAACTGTATGGAGGGAGACATTTAGTGGGACTCTCAGGCACTGCATGGCACTGTGACCTCACCCAATGTGATGCAATGCCTTAGAGTGCTGTACCATTGTTAAGGCTACTATAAAACATACTTCATGTATTGTTGATCCACAAACAAGGTGTGTAATACCAACAACTACTCTACAAATACTTGTGAGGATGGGCGTGGTCA from Esox lucius isolate fEsoLuc1 chromosome 5, fEsoLuc1.pri, whole genome shotgun sequence harbors:
- the maz gene encoding myc-associated zinc finger protein isoform X1, encoding MDAAWSNFLFQTTPTQNQMEGTLQSELLPVHTASPQTPPTDHIAQPPSTVDTAALNEEPLPVKTTSRPARVPHICAICSKQFKNNYNLRRHQSVHTGVRMKRAGAGEQQQEEGAKEGGPAVAGGRVERHTVPLSLLHLSIPQPLPPPSAPALGSQDGEGLAMASVVASVNPHAPPAAVVAAAGATVQRPSNPNPNPVRKNHACETCGKAFRDVYHLNRHRLSHSDEKPFSCPICQQRFKRKDRMSHHVRSHQGGVEKPYVCPHCAKAFSRPDHLNSHVRQVHSSERPFKCPVLDTCESSFATRDRLRAHMIRHEEKVPCHICGKLLSAAYITDHMRVHNQSQHHACHLCNRSFTTLTYLRVHAQKHHGQEWKESAGGFGGTGSGGVLVCQLCGVHCKTPTQLQGHMGTHSTGGSPGPVSSSGASSSSMSLSNMVSAPSVYVSGNSVVDLLVSDCSSIQPQSHS
- the maz gene encoding myc-associated zinc finger protein isoform X3, which produces MDAAWSNFLFQTTPTQNQMEGTLQSELLPVHTASPQTPPTDHIAQPPSTVDTAALNEEPLPVKTTSRPARVPHICAICSKQFKNNYNLRRHQSVHTGRPSNPNPNPVRKNHACETCGKAFRDVYHLNRHRLSHSDEKPFSCPICQQRFKRKDRMSHHVRSHQGGVEKPYVCPHCAKAFSRPDHLNSHVRQVHSSERPFKCPVLDTCESSFATRDRLRAHMIRHEEKVPCHICGKLLSAAYITDHMRVHNQSQHHACHLCNRSFTTLTYLRVHAQKHHGQEWKESAGGFGGTGSGGVLVCQLCGVHCKTPTQLQGHMGTHSTGGSPGPVSSSGASSSSMSLSNMVSAPSVYVSGNSVVDLLVSDCSSIQPQSHS
- the maz gene encoding myc-associated zinc finger protein isoform X2; the encoded protein is MDAAWSNFLFQTTPTQNQMEGTLQSELLPVHTASPQTPPTDHIAQPPSTVDTAALNEEPLPVKTTSRPARVPHICAICSKQFKNNYNLRRHQSVHTGVRMKRAGAGEQQQEEGAKEGGPAVAGGRVERHTVPLSLLHLSIPQPLPPPSAPALGSQDGEGLAMASVVASVNPHAPPAAVVAAAGATVQRPSNPNPNPVRKNHACETCGKAFRDVYHLNRHRLSHSDEKPFSCPICQQRFKRKDRMSHHVRSHQGGVEKPYVCPHCAKAFSRPDHLNSHVRQVHSSERPFKCPTCESSFATRDRLRAHMIRHEEKVPCHICGKLLSAAYITDHMRVHNQSQHHACHLCNRSFTTLTYLRVHAQKHHGQEWKESAGGFGGTGSGGVLVCQLCGVHCKTPTQLQGHMGTHSTGGSPGPVSSSGASSSSMSLSNMVSAPSVYVSGNSVVDLLVSDCSSIQPQSHS